One region of uncultured Sulfurimonas sp. genomic DNA includes:
- a CDS encoding CbbQ/NirQ/NorQ/GpvN family protein has translation MSKTYYLAQSNEVELFKAAAQMDLPILIKGPTGCGKTRFIEAMGEELKRDVYTVVCHDDLSAADLVGRHLIDENGTYWQDGPLTKAVRNGGICYLDEIIEARKDTTVVLHSLADYRRVLPIDRTGEVIQAHPDFMLVVSYNPGYQNVLKGMKPSTKQRFISLSFDYPKAEIEKVVLIKESGVDEETAQKLVDIAGEIRKLSDTDIQEAVSTRLLIYAGKLITKGFDPYQACMHSIVESLSDEDDVLEVLEKLISLHFTKNSNV, from the coding sequence ATGTCAAAAACTTATTATTTAGCACAATCAAATGAGGTAGAACTTTTTAAAGCTGCTGCACAGATGGATTTACCAATTTTAATAAAAGGTCCTACGGGATGTGGTAAAACAAGATTTATCGAAGCTATGGGAGAAGAGTTAAAGCGTGATGTTTATACTGTTGTATGTCATGATGATTTAAGTGCTGCTGATTTGGTAGGTCGTCATCTTATAGATGAAAATGGTACTTATTGGCAAGATGGACCACTTACAAAAGCTGTAAGAAATGGTGGCATCTGTTATCTTGATGAAATTATAGAAGCAAGAAAAGACACTACTGTTGTTTTGCACTCACTTGCAGATTATCGTAGAGTTTTACCAATAGATAGAACAGGAGAAGTTATACAAGCACATCCTGATTTTATGTTGGTTGTTTCTTATAATCCTGGATATCAAAATGTTTTAAAAGGAATGAAGCCAAGTACTAAACAGAGATTTATCTCACTAAGTTTTGATTATCCAAAAGCAGAGATTGAAAAAGTTGTTCTTATAAAAGAGAGTGGAGTAGATGAAGAAACTGCGCAAAAACTTGTAGATATAGCAGGAGAAATCCGTAAACTTAGTGATACTGATATTCAAGAAGCAGTATCAACAAGACTTCTTATATATGCAGGAAAGTTAATTACAAAAGGTTTTGACCCATATCAGGCTTGTATGCACTCAATAGTAGAATCACTAAGTGATGAAGATGATGTTTTAGAGGTCTTAGAAAAACTTATATCTTTACATTTTACTAAGAATTCAAATGTCTAG
- a CDS encoding cytochrome c oxidase subunit 3, with product MSSHLSSKEKYPPGDFAIWIIIYVELITFGLLFLGYAFSRRADVELFNSSQLVVSQTSGFINTFILITSSYFVVKAVQYMKNMTQQNHKKSNIQASKWLLFAIMCGVAFLIIKITEFSHIFGLGIHLSTNKFFMFYLFLTVFHFLHVLLGSGILYIIYKKTKAYGYTPDDYKGFETGASYWHMVDLLWIVLFPLVYIIR from the coding sequence ATGTCTAGTCACTTAAGTTCAAAAGAGAAATATCCTCCTGGAGATTTTGCAATTTGGATAATTATATATGTTGAGCTTATTACATTTGGGCTACTTTTTTTAGGATACGCTTTTTCAAGAAGAGCTGATGTTGAACTATTTAATAGCTCTCAGCTTGTTGTAAGTCAGACATCAGGTTTTATAAATACTTTTATCTTAATAACAAGTAGTTATTTTGTTGTAAAAGCCGTGCAATATATGAAAAACATGACACAACAAAACCATAAAAAGTCAAATATTCAAGCCTCAAAATGGCTTCTTTTTGCAATAATGTGTGGAGTTGCTTTTTTAATTATCAAAATAACAGAGTTTTCACATATTTTTGGTTTAGGAATTCATCTTAGTACAAATAAATTTTTTATGTTTTATCTATTTTTGACAGTATTTCATTTTCTTCATGTACTTTTAGGCTCGGGAATACTCTATATCATATATAAAAAGACAAAGGCTTATGGTTATACACCAGATGATTACAAGGGCTTTGAAACAGGTGCATCTTACTGGCATATGGTAGATTTGTTGTGGATTGTACTTTTTCCACTTGTGTATATAATAAGATAA
- a CDS encoding cytochrome C oxidase subunit IV family protein: MKRILEYIWIVLVLLTIFAYLLGYMKYINTSLVAVLLLTTFIKGELVIDYFMGLKDVAFKYRVIPIAWLVFVISLIASAYYMPI; the protein is encoded by the coding sequence ATGAAAAGAATTTTAGAATACATATGGATTGTTTTAGTGTTACTTACAATTTTTGCTTATTTGTTAGGATATATGAAGTATATAAATACCTCTCTTGTTGCTGTACTTCTTCTTACAACATTTATAAAAGGAGAGTTGGTTATAGACTATTTTATGGGTTTAAAAGATGTAGCGTTTAAGTATAGAGTTATTCCAATAGCTTGGTTGGTATTTGTAATATCATTGATTGCTTCAGCGTATTATATGCCAATTTAA
- a CDS encoding peroxiredoxin, with product MLVTNPAPDFTATTVLADGSIVEDFKLSENFGEKGTVLFFYPLDFTFVCPSEIIAFSHRIEDFKSRGVNVIGVSVDSQFSHFAWRETPVNSGGIGRIKYPLVADLTKQISRDYDVLFGESVALRGSFLIDGKGVVRHAVINDLPLGRNIDEMIRMVDAMQFTDEHGEVCAAGWNKGDEGMKPTTEGVAEYLGKNEDKL from the coding sequence ATGTTAGTAACAAACCCAGCTCCAGATTTTACAGCAACAACAGTTTTAGCAGATGGCTCAATCGTTGAAGATTTTAAACTTTCAGAAAACTTTGGTGAAAAAGGTACAGTACTTTTCTTTTACCCACTAGACTTCACATTTGTATGTCCATCAGAAATTATTGCTTTTTCTCATAGAATTGAAGATTTTAAAAGTCGTGGCGTAAATGTTATTGGTGTATCTGTAGATAGTCAATTTTCTCACTTCGCATGGAGAGAAACTCCTGTAAATAGTGGTGGTATTGGACGTATTAAGTATCCACTTGTGGCTGACCTTACAAAACAAATTTCAAGAGATTATGATGTACTTTTTGGTGAATCAGTTGCACTTCGTGGATCATTTCTTATAGATGGTAAAGGTGTTGTTCGTCACGCAGTAATCAATGACTTACCACTTGGTCGTAACATTGATGAGATGATTCGTATGGTAGATGCTATGCAGTTTACTGATGAGCATGGTGAAGTATGTGCAGCAGGTTGGAACAAAGGTGATGAGGGTATGAAACCTACAACTGAGGGTGTAGCTGAATATCTTGGTAAAAACGAAGACAAACTATAA
- the metK gene encoding methionine adenosyltransferase — MTKEYIFTSESVTEGHPDKMADQISDAILDYIIEHDTSARVACETLVSNGFCVIAGELKTNAYAPMQEIARKVIQEIGYTDATYGFDYRAAAVLNGIGEQSPDINQGVDQKDGEIGAGDQGLMFGYACRETDVLMPLPIHLAHRLTQRLAEVRKEGLVPYLRPDGKAQISVKYVGDKPVSIDTIVISTQHAPDVEQEQIHTDMINEVINHVIPAHMMNDKTIIHINPTGKFVIGGPQGDAGLTGRKIIVDTYGGSCPHGGGAFSGKDPTKVDRSAAYAARWVAKNLVASGACDKATIQISYAIGIAKPVSILVDTHSTGIVEEEKIEKCVKELFDLSPKGIIKSLDLLRPIYRKTATYGHFGREEDGFTWERTDRVDEIKTYLGI; from the coding sequence ATGACGAAAGAGTATATATTTACTTCAGAGTCTGTAACAGAAGGGCACCCTGATAAGATGGCAGATCAAATCAGTGATGCAATTTTGGATTATATTATTGAACATGATACTTCTGCACGCGTAGCGTGTGAAACACTTGTATCAAATGGTTTTTGTGTAATCGCAGGCGAACTAAAGACTAATGCTTATGCACCAATGCAAGAGATAGCTAGAAAAGTTATTCAAGAGATAGGCTACACAGATGCTACTTATGGTTTTGACTATAGAGCCGCTGCTGTTTTAAATGGTATAGGCGAGCAATCTCCTGATATCAATCAAGGTGTTGACCAAAAAGATGGAGAGATAGGAGCAGGCGACCAAGGTTTGATGTTTGGTTATGCTTGTCGTGAAACAGATGTTCTTATGCCTCTTCCTATACATTTAGCCCATCGCTTAACACAGAGACTTGCAGAAGTAAGAAAAGAGGGCTTAGTTCCTTATCTACGTCCTGATGGAAAAGCACAAATAAGTGTAAAGTATGTAGGAGATAAACCAGTCTCAATCGATACTATAGTTATCTCAACTCAACACGCTCCAGACGTTGAACAAGAACAAATTCACACAGACATGATAAACGAAGTTATTAATCATGTTATTCCAGCTCATATGATGAACGATAAAACAATCATACATATTAATCCAACTGGAAAATTTGTAATTGGTGGTCCTCAAGGTGATGCAGGATTGACAGGTAGAAAAATCATAGTAGATACTTATGGCGGAAGTTGTCCTCATGGAGGCGGTGCTTTTAGTGGTAAAGATCCCACTAAAGTTGATAGAAGTGCAGCTTATGCCGCTAGATGGGTTGCAAAAAATTTGGTGGCATCTGGAGCTTGCGATAAAGCAACTATACAAATTTCATACGCTATTGGTATAGCTAAACCTGTTTCTATATTAGTAGATACTCATTCAACAGGTATTGTTGAAGAAGAAAAAATTGAAAAATGTGTAAAAGAGCTTTTTGATCTTTCTCCAAAAGGAATTATAAAATCACTTGATTTATTGCGTCCAATATATAGAAAAACAGCTACATATGGACACTTTGGAAGAGAAGAAGATGGCTTTACGTGGGAGCGTACGGACAGAGTTGATGAGATTAAAACTTATTTAGGCATTTAA
- a CDS encoding 4Fe-4S dicluster domain-containing protein — MAVIINDTCINCGACIDECPVEAIVDEDDNPTGEETYYVYGNKCVECVGHHDEPACATACPTEGCITWDAIGESPEHREDVTEEQRSNHENIVD; from the coding sequence ATGGCAGTAATTATTAATGACACTTGTATCAACTGTGGTGCATGTATCGATGAATGTCCAGTAGAAGCGATCGTTGATGAGGATGATAATCCAACGGGTGAAGAAACATATTATGTTTATGGAAATAAGTGTGTAGAGTGTGTTGGTCATCATGACGAGCCAGCTTGTGCTACTGCATGTCCTACTGAGGGTTGTATTACTTGGGATGCTATTGGTGAGAGTCCAGAGCATCGTGAAGACGTTACAGAAGAGCAACGTTCAAATCATGAGAATATCGTAGACTAA